A portion of the Zootoca vivipara chromosome 6, rZooViv1.1, whole genome shotgun sequence genome contains these proteins:
- the LOC118086203 gene encoding zinc finger protein 574-like codes for MEEELPPSLFFQHQYMCSECGLLYNTLEEVLIHHQSHLGEAYEPEAAATVVDTGPQQDNRYQCLECGCVLWSPDELLAHQEVHPREVPTRPQPPPATSGQIRYQCNECNELFPSTSLWLAHRQTHQKQETSPEAPMSAPPTSQSTPLPPLQSSVPLPSQPSSPPPSQASLPTPQPTPLMHPYECSECSCLFPTPEELLDHQGEHFTEIEKESSESSETAAQEICSQRVSPLPCPEEPPAVPPPAQAFCCRECKQAFGTVEALRRHQQEHLGSSEEFLCGECQRGFTTAKRLLAHQRVHVDGTYECPNCNKIFKKAASLEQHMRIHKGEALYLCVDCGLGFSTEMTLIMHRKSHTANPLHRCHCGKTFSNMTKFLYHRRTHAGKSGIPPTRGAGDQAPSQPPEPAPSDRESTVNGSVSPAVTASSLPGTSVEVPSAGFLCPQCGKAFSTHIRMVRHKRVVHVLERKHKCPTCGKKFKKLVHVRNHMRTHTGERPFQCSECGKTFVSQANLARHHVTHTGERPYQCQVCNKRFTQSSNLRQHRLLHMAPNGEGPHSCEDCGVAFSRAHQLALHRTVHTGCLPFPCLDCDKSFPRRRLLELHRLSHSGHEPHRCPDCGALFVTASKLQEHRCARRRDQATLQSFLCMSCGKYMGSLAKLALHQLVHSGQRPYPCPLCGKAFTTPSGLSRHQQRHAGLRPHKCSVCAKTFVAASGLQLHQRIHTGERPFPCPDCGKAFRQATHLREHRRLHTGERPYRCPDCGKSFVQSMHLAEHRRIHTGERPHPCPLCPKTFKTLSNLRSHRKTHTELASSQEALQSTGSLVATGQPTQIIMCTEFGEAIAIIESTEHLPLVETIEIYQTTLEGNI; via the coding sequence ATGGAAGAAGAACTGCCTCCCTCTTTGTTCTTCCAGCATCAGTACATGTGCTCAGAGTGTGGACTCCTCTACAATACTTTGGAGGAGGTGCTGATCCACCACCAGAGCCATCTAGGCGAGGCCTATGAGCCTGAAGCTGCTGCCACTGTTGTAGACACAGGGCCCCAGCAGGACAACCGCTACCAGTGCCTGGAGTGTGGCTGTGTCCTTTGGTCACCTGACGAACTGCTAGCCCACCAAGAAGTGCACCCCAGGGAGGTGCCAACCCGGCCTCAACCTCCGCCAGCTACCAGTGGACAGATCCGCTACCAATGCAATGAGTGTAATGAACTCTTTCCTTCTACCAGCCTATGGCTAGCACATCGCCAAACACACCAGAAACAAGAGACTTCACCTGAGGCTCCCATGTCAGCCCCACCAACCTCCCAGTCAACTCCATTGCCCCCTCTCCAATCATCTGTTCCACTACCTTCCCAGCCATCCTCCCCACCACCCTCTCAGGCTTCACTTCCAACACCTCAGCCAACTCCACTCATGCATCCCTATGAGTGCTCAGAGTGTTCTTGCCTCTTCCCAACTCCTGAGGAGCTGCTAGATCACCAGGGTGAACACTTCACTGAGATTGAGAAAGAGAGCAGTGAGTCATCTGAAACAGCAGCTCAGGAGATTTGCAGTCAACGTGTGTCCCCGCTGCCATGCCCTGAAGAACCCCCTGCTGTGCCTCCACCTGCTCAGGCCTTCTGTTGCCGTGAGTGTAAGCAGGCCTTTGGGACAGTGGAGGCGCTGCGGAGGCACCAGCAGGAGCACTTGGGGAGCAGTGAAGAGTTTCTTTGTGGCGAGTGCCAGCGTGGTTTCACAACAGCCAAGCGGCTGTTGGCTCACCAGCGAGTGCACGTAGATGGCACGTACGAATGTCCCAACTGCAACAAGATATTCAAAAAGGCAGCATCCCTTGAGCAGCACATGCGCATCCACAAAGGTGAGGCACTCTACCTCTGCGTGGACTGTGGGCTTGGCTTCTCTACTGAGATGACTCTGATCATGCACCGCAAGAGCCATACAGCCAATCCCCTGCACCGCTGCCACTGTGGCAAGACTTTCAGCAACATGACCAAGTTCCTTTACCATCGGCGCACACATGCTGGCAAGAGTGGCATTCCACCCACTCGTGGGGCCGGGGATCAGGCACCCAGCCAACCTCCTGAACCAGCGCCCAGCGACAGAGAATCAACTGTAAATGGCTCAGTTTCCCCTgccgtcactgcctcctccctgccagggaCATCAGTAGAAGTGCCCAGTGCTGGGTTTCTGTGCCCTCAGTGTGGAAAGGCATTCTCCACCCACATCCGGATGGTGCGGCACAAGCGAGTGGTGCACGTTCTGGAGCGCAAGCACAAATGCCCCACCTGTGGCAAAAAGTTCAAGAAGCTGGTGCATGTGCGGAACCACATGCGGACACACACTGGTGAAAGGCCATTTCAGTGCTCTGAGTGTGGCAAGACCTTTGTCTCCCAGGCAAACTTAGCACGGCACCACGTGACGCACACTGGAGAGCGCCCCTACCAGTGCCAGGTGTGTAATAAGCGCTTCACCCAGTCCTCTAATCTTCGCCAGCACCGCCTCTTGCATATGGCACCTAATGGAGAGGGGCCTCACTCCTGTGAAGACTGTGGAGTAGCTTTCTCCCGAGCCCATCAACTGGCTCTGCACCGGACCGTGCATACGGGGTGTTTGCCCTTTCCTTGCCTAGACTGTGACAAATCCTTCCCACGCCGTCGCCTCCTGGAATTGCACCGGCTCAGCCATTCTGGGCATGAGCCTCACCGTTGCCCGGATTGTGGGGCTCTCTTTGTTACGGCTTCCAAGTTGCAGGAGCACCGCTGTGCTAGGCGCCGTGACCAGGCGACTCTGCAGTCCTTCCTCTGCATGTCTTGTGGCAAGTACATGGGCTCGTTGGCCAAGCTTGCGCTACACCAGCTGGTACATTCAGGCCAGCGTCCTTACCCTTGCCCACTTTGTGGGAAAGCCTTCACCACTCCCAGCGGGCTGAGCCGGCATCAACAGCGCCACGCTGGCCTGCGCCCCCACAAGTGCTCTGTTTGTGCCAAGACTTTTGTGGCAGCCTCTGGGCTTCAGCTGCACCAGCGTATCCACACAGGGGAACGCCCTTTCCCCTGCCCTGACTGCGGTAAGGCGTTCCGGCAGGCTACCCACCTGCGGGAGCACCGGCGCCTTCACACCGGTGAGCGCCCCTACCGCTGCCCAGACTGCGGCAAGTCTTTTGTGCAGTCCATGCACCTTGCTGAGCACCGGCGCATTCACACCGGGGAgcgcccccacccctgcccacttTGCCCCAAGACCTTCAAGACTCTTTCCAACCTGCGAAGTCACCGCAAGACTCACACTGAACTGGCTTCTAGTCAGGAGGCGCTCCAGTCTACAGGGTCTCTCGTGGCTACTGGCCAGCCCACCCAGATTATCATGTGCACTGAGTTTGGGGAGGCTATTGCTATCATTGAAAGCACTGAGCACCTCCCCTTGGTAGAAACTATAGAGATCTACCAGACGACACTAGAAGGCAACATTTAG